A segment of the Bradyrhizobium sp. CCBAU 53340 genome:
GCATCGAATAGAGCGCCAGCGCAAGCATCGCCGGCAGGAAGCCGAACGCGGAGAACGAAACGCCGAACCAGGCAAGCGTCACGGACGCCGCGAGCAACAGCAGCGGATAGAACAGCGCGAGCAGCGCCAGCCCCGGCACGGTCTGCACGATGCTGGCGAGCGCGAGCAGGATGGCGCGCGGCGCCGGGCGGTTGCGCGTGAGGATTGCGAGCGGCAGGCTGACAACGAGGCCAAGCGCGAGCGCGGCGAGGCTCACCCGCACATGATTGCCGAGATAGTCGGACAAGTGCGACAGCGCTTCGCCCCAGCGTGGATCGTTGAAAAGGCTCATGCCGCGCCACTCTGCGGTAGCAGCGCGTTCAGTCGCTCGACCTGGCGCCGTGGCGTGCGCAGCAACTCCAGCACATAGTCATCGCCGCTGGCTGAAAGCTCCGCCGGCGTGCCCTGCGCCAGCAATTGTCCGCCGCGCATTACCGCGATGCGGTCGGCGAGCAAGATCGCCTCGGTCATGTCATGCGTGATCATCACGGTGGTCAGGCGGAGCTTGCGGTGCAACTCGCGAAAATCCTCGCCGAGCGCGTCGCGGGTGAGGGGATCGAGCGCGCCGAACGGCTCGTCCATCAGCACGATGCGGGGCTTGGCCGCCAGCGCCCGCGCCACGCCGACGCGCTGGCGCTGCCCGCCCGAGAGCGCCTCCGGCAGCCGGTCGCGATGGGCGGCGCGGTCGAGCTGCACGAGCGCGATCAGCTCGTCGACGCGTGCCGCGATCTCGGCCGGGCTCGCGCCGAGCAGCTTCGGTGTGATCCCGATATTGTCCGCAACGCTCAAGTGCGGAAACAGTCCGCCGCTCTGGAAGACGTAGCCGATCCGGCGCCGCAGCGCGACCGGGTCGATGCTTTGGACGTCC
Coding sequences within it:
- a CDS encoding ABC transporter ATP-binding protein; its protein translation is MLSKPAISYRNVTKSFGALRAVDDVSLDIAEGEFLAIVGGSGSGKTTLLRLANRLIEADGGTITVEGEDVQSIDPVALRRRIGYVFQSGGLFPHLSVADNIGITPKLLGASPAEIAARVDELIALVQLDRAAHRDRLPEALSGGQRQRVGVARALAAKPRIVLMDEPFGALDPLTRDALGEDFRELHRKLRLTTVMITHDMTEAILLADRIAVMRGGQLLAQGTPAELSASGDDYVLELLRTPRRQVERLNALLPQSGAA